Proteins from a single region of Bdellovibrio svalbardensis:
- a CDS encoding heavy metal translocating P-type ATPase, whose product MENVLVVQSEAQNTDLQLIGMSCVNCAAKIEKTLNALPDVKARVNFATEQAHVEFPSTYTPEGLVKIIQDLGYQAFEINSEVDTQAVKEKAQEEYRKDLRHFIISVLLTAPFMVEMIAMFTSSHHEIMPRWLQLMLATPVQFWIGWRFYRGSYFALRAKSANMDVLIALGTSMAYLLSAVVTLMNWHDQHVYFEASTAVITLILLGKLMESRAKGKTSEAVESLIKLQPKKAFVERDNQIIEVQIEDLQLGDVVIVKNGEVIPVDGKVVAGSSTVDESMLTGESLPVAKREDDHVYAATLNQDGSLKVKATSVGSRTQLAQIIKIVTAAQGSKAPIQRLADRISGIFVPVVLGISLLTFFLTWFLTGDLQASFVSAVSVLVIACPCALGLATPTAVVVGIGKGAQAGILFRDAKALELAEKIDVLVLDKTGTITEGKPVVTSIHASQGHSQEEILQIAASLEDGSSHPLAHAIVEEAKKRSLRSLAVQDFKSVMGLGVEGLVNSIHYKIGKGDWSASGAFLEKDLLAKLESSGNSVMVLASAERVLGYIAVADRIRESSKKAISDIQSKGIKVMMLTGDNEGTAREIAKQAGIQEFKHGVKPVDKANIIVTLKRKKQRVAMVGDGINDAPALAMADVSFSMSSGTDIAIETADVTLMKNDLQSVAHAISLSQITLKKIRQNLFFAFIYNILGIPLAAFGLLNPVIAGAAMAMSSVSVVSNSLLLKRKKVD is encoded by the coding sequence AGGGCTGGTCAAGATCATTCAGGATCTGGGCTATCAGGCTTTTGAGATCAATTCTGAAGTCGACACCCAGGCTGTTAAAGAAAAAGCTCAGGAAGAATATCGCAAAGACCTTCGTCATTTTATCATTTCCGTACTCTTGACAGCTCCATTTATGGTGGAAATGATCGCGATGTTTACAAGCAGTCATCACGAGATCATGCCGCGTTGGTTGCAGTTGATGCTAGCAACTCCTGTTCAGTTCTGGATTGGATGGCGTTTCTATCGTGGTTCTTATTTTGCCTTGCGTGCAAAAAGCGCCAACATGGACGTTCTTATCGCGTTGGGAACCAGCATGGCTTATCTGCTAAGCGCGGTTGTAACTTTGATGAATTGGCATGATCAACACGTTTACTTTGAGGCCAGCACCGCGGTTATTACCTTGATTCTGCTGGGCAAGCTGATGGAGTCGCGAGCAAAGGGAAAGACCTCTGAGGCTGTAGAAAGTTTGATTAAGCTTCAGCCGAAAAAAGCCTTTGTTGAAAGAGATAATCAAATTATCGAAGTTCAAATCGAAGATCTGCAGCTGGGTGATGTTGTCATTGTTAAAAACGGAGAGGTCATTCCTGTTGATGGAAAAGTCGTCGCCGGCTCGTCGACAGTCGATGAGTCCATGCTGACGGGCGAGAGTTTGCCAGTTGCTAAGCGTGAAGATGATCATGTTTATGCGGCCACCTTGAATCAAGATGGTTCGTTAAAAGTTAAAGCCACTAGCGTAGGGAGTCGTACTCAACTCGCACAAATCATTAAAATAGTCACTGCGGCTCAAGGTTCGAAAGCGCCGATTCAAAGATTGGCGGATCGCATTTCGGGAATCTTTGTGCCAGTGGTGTTGGGTATTAGTTTGCTGACCTTCTTCTTGACCTGGTTCTTGACCGGAGACCTGCAAGCGTCATTTGTGTCTGCGGTCTCTGTTTTGGTAATCGCATGTCCTTGTGCTTTGGGTTTGGCAACTCCAACGGCTGTGGTCGTGGGGATTGGTAAGGGCGCTCAAGCGGGTATTCTGTTTCGCGATGCCAAGGCTTTGGAGTTGGCAGAAAAGATTGATGTCTTGGTCTTGGATAAGACAGGCACCATCACCGAGGGTAAGCCTGTTGTAACCAGCATTCACGCAAGCCAAGGACACTCGCAGGAAGAGATCCTGCAAATCGCGGCGAGCCTTGAAGATGGCTCTTCTCATCCCCTGGCACATGCCATAGTCGAGGAAGCGAAAAAACGCAGTTTGCGTTCATTGGCAGTTCAAGATTTTAAATCCGTGATGGGGTTGGGTGTTGAAGGCCTGGTGAATTCAATTCACTATAAAATTGGCAAAGGTGATTGGAGTGCCAGTGGTGCTTTCCTTGAGAAAGACCTTCTTGCTAAGCTTGAAAGCAGTGGCAATAGCGTGATGGTATTGGCCAGTGCTGAACGTGTGCTGGGGTATATTGCTGTTGCAGACCGCATTCGTGAGAGTTCTAAAAAGGCCATTTCTGATATTCAAAGCAAGGGCATTAAAGTCATGATGCTGACCGGAGACAATGAGGGAACCGCCCGTGAAATAGCCAAACAAGCCGGAATTCAGGAGTTTAAACACGGAGTAAAGCCCGTCGACAAGGCGAATATCATTGTGACGTTGAAGCGTAAGAAGCAAAGGGTTGCGATGGTGGGCGACGGCATCAACGACGCTCCGGCATTGGCAATGGCCGACGTGAGCTTTTCGATGTCATCAGGAACTGATATCGCTATTGAAACTGCAGACGTTACTTTAATGAAGAATGATTTGCAGTCAGTGGCTCATGCCATTTCACTGTCGCAAATAACTTTAAAGAAGATTCGCCAAAATCTTTTCTTCGCATTTATTTATAACATTTTGGGGATCCCATTGGCCGCTTTCGGTCTTTTGAATCCAGTTATCGCCGGAGCCGCAATGGCTATGAGCTCCGTCTCCGTCGTCAGCAATTCCCTTTTGTTGAAACGAAAGAAAGTGGATTAA
- a CDS encoding DMT family protein: protein MMNASWTPIALLFLSNIFMTFAWYGHLKSLRESALWVAVLISWGIAFFEYALQVPANRIGYGQYTLPQLKIIQEVITMVVFAGFSVLYMKQSLKLDFLWAGLCLVGAVYFIFRTP, encoded by the coding sequence ATGATGAACGCGTCCTGGACGCCCATTGCTTTGCTTTTTCTTTCTAATATCTTCATGACCTTTGCATGGTATGGTCATCTTAAAAGCTTGCGCGAGTCAGCGCTGTGGGTGGCTGTCCTTATAAGTTGGGGGATTGCTTTCTTTGAGTACGCTCTACAGGTTCCCGCAAACCGCATCGGCTACGGCCAATACACCCTTCCTCAGCTTAAAATCATCCAAGAAGTCATCACGATGGTGGTCTTCGCGGGGTTTTCGGTTCTCTATATGAAACAATCCTTGAAGCTAGATTTCCTTTGGGCAGGATTGTGCCTGGTCGGCGCGGTTTATTTCATCTTTAGAACACCTTAA
- a CDS encoding Na/Pi cotransporter family protein produces MIDTQNSFFIILISGVALFLYGMGLASSSLEKIMAGKITNLLNRLSQSKFLAILTGVVLTTLMQSSGAVTSMLVGLGSARVVNLRQVMGVIIGTAIGTTLTVQLISFDLAQYALPVFAIAFAFYFKAKKTIFKNISVAFMGFALLFLGLKFVSVASNHFAENPMLTEFFQSVRDNPGYSLLISIVFCAIVQSSAITIGLAMSLAAVKAISFYDAMIWVYGANIGTTSVALIAAAGGNYIGRQVAWAHFFYKTISVVIFYPFTQLFIDFLMSFDTTTARSIANAHLIFNILSAIIFYPFINKGAALIEKMFPKAASEEFGTEFVNMDNYQSSALAVSYANREIMRTADIVIGMIKDSIRLFETNDPKDFDSIKDRDNKVDFLYRETKMFLLDHANKSTTVVHQNVMNMIMFLSDLERAADAIDINILALAIKKNALKLEFSDEGWSEIRSMHEQVVKVAAMAVNSYQNRELCDAAIQLKRDLAKLEISLRENHISRLNRGLATSINTSSIHLDLLSEYRRIASLLVNHAYNQRSSV; encoded by the coding sequence ATGATAGATACACAGAATTCGTTTTTCATAATCCTCATCAGTGGGGTTGCACTTTTCCTCTATGGTATGGGACTTGCCAGCTCATCATTAGAAAAAATCATGGCCGGAAAGATCACGAATCTTTTAAATCGCCTTTCCCAAAGTAAATTTCTAGCCATCCTTACGGGTGTGGTTTTGACGACCTTAATGCAAAGCTCTGGCGCGGTGACGTCGATGCTTGTAGGTCTTGGATCAGCCCGCGTTGTCAATCTCCGCCAAGTAATGGGCGTTATCATCGGTACAGCGATCGGTACAACCCTCACTGTTCAATTGATTTCTTTCGATCTTGCGCAGTATGCACTGCCAGTGTTTGCCATTGCCTTCGCTTTCTACTTTAAAGCAAAGAAAACGATCTTCAAAAATATCTCTGTCGCCTTCATGGGCTTTGCCTTGCTCTTCTTGGGCTTAAAGTTTGTCTCTGTGGCCTCCAATCACTTTGCAGAGAATCCGATGCTGACGGAGTTCTTCCAAAGCGTCCGCGACAATCCCGGCTATTCACTCTTAATTTCCATCGTCTTCTGCGCCATCGTACAAAGCAGCGCTATCACGATTGGTCTTGCCATGAGCTTGGCTGCGGTTAAAGCGATCTCATTCTATGATGCCATGATCTGGGTTTACGGCGCCAACATTGGAACAACTTCGGTGGCGCTCATTGCTGCCGCCGGCGGAAACTACATCGGCCGTCAGGTTGCCTGGGCCCATTTCTTCTATAAAACCATCAGTGTCGTGATCTTCTATCCGTTCACACAGCTGTTTATCGACTTCCTCATGAGTTTTGATACAACAACAGCCCGTTCCATTGCGAACGCGCATTTAATTTTCAACATTCTCTCTGCGATCATATTCTATCCATTTATCAACAAAGGCGCCGCCTTGATTGAGAAGATGTTCCCGAAAGCCGCCTCTGAAGAGTTTGGCACTGAATTTGTGAATATGGATAACTATCAAAGCTCCGCATTGGCAGTATCGTATGCCAATCGTGAAATCATGCGCACTGCCGACATCGTTATTGGCATGATCAAAGACTCCATCCGTTTATTTGAAACCAACGACCCTAAAGATTTTGATTCCATCAAAGACCGCGATAACAAAGTCGACTTCCTTTACCGTGAAACCAAAATGTTCCTTCTGGATCATGCGAACAAATCCACCACAGTGGTTCATCAAAATGTGATGAATATGATTATGTTTCTAAGCGATCTCGAGCGAGCTGCTGACGCGATTGATATCAACATCCTGGCTTTGGCGATCAAAAAGAATGCGCTGAAGCTGGAGTTTTCTGATGAGGGCTGGTCAGAGATCCGCTCTATGCACGAACAAGTGGTGAAAGTGGCCGCCATGGCAGTCAATTCTTACCAGAATCGTGAGCTGTGCGACGCTGCTATTCAATTGAAGCGCGACCTGGCAAAACTAGAAATCTCTTTGCGTGAGAATCACATCAGTCGTCTTAATCGCGGCCTAGCGACCTCCATCAACACCAGCTCTATCCACTTGGATCTTTTAAGTGAATATCGCCGTATCGCGAGCTTGCTGGTGAATCACGCTTACAATCAAAGGAGCTCCGTATGA
- a CDS encoding (deoxy)nucleoside triphosphate pyrophosphohydrolase, which yields MKQSSEPVLVVAALIQRDFDPEKKILIVRRGPGQSGAGFWEFPGGKVEIGEDPKLALVREIDEELGLKIRVGDLLGEQDFAYPSKVIRLRVYWVLSSHDDLELREHDALKWCSPHEIVVEELSAADRPFVELIKLR from the coding sequence ATGAAGCAATCCTCAGAGCCCGTCTTAGTCGTGGCTGCTCTGATTCAAAGAGATTTTGATCCCGAAAAGAAAATTCTTATTGTGCGCAGGGGCCCCGGACAGAGCGGCGCTGGTTTTTGGGAATTTCCTGGAGGAAAAGTTGAAATAGGTGAAGATCCTAAATTGGCTTTGGTGCGCGAGATTGATGAGGAGTTGGGATTAAAAATTCGCGTGGGAGACCTTTTGGGGGAGCAGGATTTTGCCTATCCCTCAAAGGTCATTCGACTTAGAGTCTATTGGGTCTTGAGCTCTCATGATGACTTGGAGCTGCGCGAGCATGATGCCTTGAAATGGTGTTCCCCTCACGAAATTGTTGTGGAAGAACTGTCCGCAGCAGATCGCCCCTTTGTCGAATTAATCAAATTAAGGTAA
- a CDS encoding thiol-disulfide oxidoreductase DCC family protein, translating into MEKVDVKMRNVVFFDGICHLCNGFVDAIITRDTNHSYLFAPLQGSTAEEVLPLQDRTNLDTVIYYESGKLYYRSAAILKILTGLGGAYKLAAIAWIIPGPLRDILYKVVAKNRYSWFGQRDFCRLPTSEERSYLLP; encoded by the coding sequence ATGGAAAAGGTAGACGTAAAAATGAGAAATGTAGTCTTTTTTGATGGTATCTGTCACCTTTGTAACGGGTTTGTGGACGCCATTATCACGCGAGACACAAACCATTCCTATCTCTTCGCCCCCCTTCAAGGCTCTACAGCCGAGGAAGTGCTTCCTCTTCAAGATCGAACGAACTTAGATACCGTGATCTATTATGAGTCTGGAAAGCTCTATTATCGCTCTGCCGCTATTCTGAAAATTCTTACGGGCCTAGGTGGTGCCTACAAGTTGGCCGCTATAGCGTGGATTATTCCAGGCCCCCTTCGTGATATTCTTTATAAAGTTGTCGCAAAAAATCGCTATAGCTGGTTTGGCCAAAGAGATTTCTGTCGTCTTCCCACTTCTGAGGAACGCAGCTACCTATTACCTTAA
- a CDS encoding LON peptidase substrate-binding domain-containing protein, with translation MEVFLFPLVNVTLFPRTIKPLNIFEPRYLAMMKEAAATKTPIALGYIEDPSKVTPVNAGEPVSFVREIAGYGYVQIIEERVNGTLLVFLQGQGKLRLGKVIDSGTPYIVCESSIIPEKTILEAPQKSKLNSLQKILTRWIHTHISDPQQQDTFMRNLVHPEEVVGAFASYLVRDYDLQQMVLEFNDINEKVLFLHRLMESNELTV, from the coding sequence ATGGAAGTCTTTCTTTTTCCTCTAGTTAACGTGACCTTATTCCCCAGGACTATAAAGCCCTTGAATATCTTTGAGCCTCGCTATCTTGCGATGATGAAAGAGGCTGCTGCGACCAAAACTCCCATAGCTCTTGGCTATATCGAAGATCCTTCCAAAGTCACTCCAGTGAATGCCGGGGAACCAGTATCCTTCGTCAGAGAGATTGCAGGCTACGGTTATGTGCAAATCATTGAAGAGCGGGTTAACGGAACTCTTTTGGTCTTTTTGCAGGGGCAAGGCAAGTTACGACTGGGCAAAGTTATCGACAGTGGGACGCCTTATATAGTTTGCGAGTCGTCCATTATTCCAGAGAAAACGATCTTAGAAGCCCCACAAAAATCAAAATTAAATTCTTTGCAGAAAATTTTGACCAGATGGATTCATACACATATTTCAGATCCACAGCAGCAGGACACTTTTATGCGAAACCTTGTTCATCCCGAAGAGGTTGTGGGGGCGTTCGCATCTTATCTCGTTCGTGATTACGATCTCCAGCAGATGGTGCTGGAGTTTAATGATATTAATGAGAAAGTTCTATTCTTGCACAGACTAATGGAGTCTAACGAGCTGACAGTTTAG
- a CDS encoding COX15/CtaA family protein: MTKSGYKKFAFSLLIYTLLVILWGAWVRISHSGDGCGDTWPLCHGQLIPEAQRGKTWVEYAHRLMSGIYGFVVIYFWWAARKLYPVGHFARKAALATLIFMITEALLGAKLVLFKLVTTNDTPYRAFVMALHQMNSFMLTGAVALTYAGATLHADLPAPSSQDRKYKYLPWVIVLLGITGAWASLSNSLFPTENLYDGFLADFSTQSHFLVRLRGLHPLLAVIGAGSLAFFFWMKAQISDNALLQKKSLQMSLLLIVGILFGMATLLLHAPTWMKIGHLTLAHTIWVILLQWVFFVRASKLSAR, encoded by the coding sequence ATGACAAAATCTGGATACAAGAAATTTGCATTTAGCCTTCTAATTTACACCCTTCTCGTGATTCTTTGGGGGGCGTGGGTTCGCATTTCACACTCTGGCGATGGCTGCGGCGACACCTGGCCACTATGCCATGGACAACTCATCCCCGAAGCACAGAGAGGAAAAACTTGGGTTGAGTATGCACATCGCCTCATGTCGGGCATTTACGGATTTGTGGTTATCTACTTTTGGTGGGCGGCACGAAAGCTTTACCCTGTCGGTCACTTCGCACGCAAAGCTGCACTTGCCACTTTGATTTTTATGATCACTGAAGCCTTGCTCGGCGCAAAGCTGGTTCTATTTAAACTGGTCACCACCAACGACACGCCTTATCGTGCCTTCGTCATGGCTCTGCACCAGATGAATTCATTTATGCTCACTGGAGCAGTGGCTTTGACTTATGCGGGGGCAACTCTGCATGCAGACCTCCCCGCTCCGTCCAGCCAAGATAGAAAATATAAATATCTTCCATGGGTGATTGTTCTATTAGGAATCACCGGGGCCTGGGCTTCCTTGTCTAATTCGCTGTTCCCGACTGAAAATCTATATGATGGCTTTTTGGCGGACTTCTCAACCCAATCACACTTCCTTGTGCGCCTGCGAGGACTCCATCCTTTGTTAGCAGTTATCGGTGCTGGCTCTTTGGCATTCTTCTTCTGGATGAAGGCGCAAATATCCGACAACGCCCTACTGCAAAAGAAGTCACTACAGATGAGTTTACTTTTGATTGTAGGAATTCTTTTCGGAATGGCGACCCTGCTTTTACATGCCCCAACTTGGATGAAAATCGGGCATCTTACGCTGGCACACACTATTTGGGTGATTTTACTTCAATGGGTTTTCTTTGTCAGAGCTTCTAAACTGTCAGCTCGTTAG
- a CDS encoding cation diffusion facilitator family transporter: MRFAFVLNLSFAIIELVGGIMTNSVAILSDALHDFGDALAMVIAITMEKLSHRSSDQHFSYGYRRFSTLGAIITGVILILGSVFILIEAAPRLIHPQQPQADGMLALAFLGVAVNGYAAFRVSKGTSLNERMLMWHMIEDVAGWVLVLIGAIVMKFFDVPQVDAGLAIALSLWILYNVFRNLKDAMRVFLMATPAGASVDEVSAEIKKLDQVEDVHHAHLWSLDGENHVLSAHVVLNSEARIEDMQNVKLKIKDLVKKYGIIEATIETEITGTSCLDPEHK; encoded by the coding sequence ATGAGATTCGCATTTGTTCTCAATCTAAGTTTTGCGATCATTGAGTTGGTTGGCGGAATTATGACCAATAGCGTGGCTATTTTGAGTGACGCACTTCATGATTTTGGAGATGCCTTGGCCATGGTGATTGCGATCACCATGGAGAAACTATCACATCGAAGCAGTGATCAGCATTTCTCTTACGGCTATCGTCGATTCTCCACGCTCGGAGCGATCATCACTGGTGTGATCTTGATTTTGGGCTCAGTTTTTATTTTGATCGAAGCGGCACCGCGCCTGATTCATCCGCAGCAACCCCAGGCGGATGGGATGTTGGCATTGGCTTTTCTTGGAGTTGCTGTGAATGGTTATGCGGCATTTCGAGTTTCCAAGGGGACTTCTTTGAATGAAAGAATGCTGATGTGGCATATGATTGAAGACGTCGCAGGCTGGGTGCTAGTGTTGATCGGCGCCATTGTGATGAAGTTCTTCGATGTTCCCCAGGTCGATGCAGGGTTGGCCATCGCTCTCTCTTTGTGGATTTTGTACAATGTTTTTAGAAACCTGAAGGACGCGATGAGAGTGTTCTTGATGGCGACACCGGCTGGGGCTTCTGTGGATGAAGTGAGTGCCGAGATTAAGAAGTTAGATCAGGTAGAAGATGTTCATCATGCTCACTTGTGGTCTTTGGATGGCGAAAATCATGTATTGAGTGCACATGTTGTGCTGAATAGTGAGGCTCGCATCGAAGACATGCAAAATGTGAAATTAAAGATTAAGGATCTTGTTAAAAAGTACGGAATTATCGAGGCCACAATTGAAACCGAAATCACGGGAACAAGTTGTCTCGATCCGGAACATAAATAG